AATCCCCTGACTGGTGACACAAACCAGCCTGAAGGCACTGGCGCTGACAATCCTGCCCGGGTTGCGGCGATCATCCCCGGGCCAGCCGGGTTTCTCGCCGATGACAACCCGGACCAGGCGGGAATTCAGGCCACAGTTTCTATCATCTTTGCCGACTACATGGACCCGTCGTCCGTCAGCGCGGCCAACGTAACAGTTCTGAATACAACGACCGGCACCGAAGTCACTGGGCTCGGTCTGACCTATAATGCTGATGCCCGCCGTCTGCTCATCCGCTGTGAAGACTGGCCTCAAAGCTCCGAGTTCCTGCTCACGCTCAAGACCGGCGGGTTTGTCAACCGATTCGGCGCACCGCTTGACGGTAACGGTAACGGTCGCAAGGACGCCACGCCCTACGACGACTTCCTTACCACCTTCTACGTCTCGGGTGGCAACCCGGCAAACTGCGTTCCGACCGTACCACCAGTGATTACCGCAGCTCAACCCGACACGGCACGCATCACCGACCCCAAACCTAGAATTGCTATCACGTTCTCAGCCGCCATGGACTCGACCACGCTCAAGACCGGAACCTCACCCAAGAACATCAAGCTCGCACCTGAAGGTGGCAATGAAATGCCACTCGACCTTCTGTCCATGACTCCAACCCAGCTCGTAGTCGTGCCACGCGACTCGCTAATCTATGGCCGTCGCTACGTGGTAACGCTTGCGAGCTCGCAGGTCAAGGCCGATTACCCGACACGGACTCCGGAGTACCTGAAAACGCTGGACGCCGGGGCTGACGGTGCCCAGCCGACCGAACCGGACTTCACCTGGTACTTCAGCGTTGACACACTCGCACCACCCCTGGTCAGCCAGGTGCAGCGTCTGCCTCGCGGTGCTGGAGTTTTCGTGGAATTCTCGGCACTCATGGACACTTCGTCGCTTGGCCTAGGTCGGGTACGGATCTTCGACAACAGCGGATACGTGCCTGGCACAGTCCAGTATTTCCGGACTCCAGGCAACGCAACCCGGATTGAGTACTACTTTTCAAGAGCGTGCGGCCCAAGCTTGCGTGTCTTCGTCTCGCATCTGGTCCGGAACACAAATAATACATTGCTTGATTCGGACGGCAACGGCATCGGCGGCGAACTTACCGACGACTACAACAGATGGCTGTAGCCGGCAACACTGTACCACTGATCAAGGGCAGGGCCAAGGCCCTGCCCTTGAATCGGTAGGTACCAGTCTTACTCGGTCAGGATCGCCTTGACCCGGACCGTTTGCTCCGAGGTCGTGAGCCGCACAAAGTAAATACCCCGCGCCACTCTGCAACCCCGCTCGTCCCGGCCGTCCCAGACCACACCATAGCTACCGGCCTTGGCCGGCCCTGAAGCCAGTGTCCGAACCAAACGCCCGCTCGCATCAAACACCCGTACTTCAGCATCGCCATCCCGACCTAAATTCCAGTGCACCATCGCCGCACCACGGAACAGACTCGGCACTACCGCAAGTCCACGCCGACCAACCTCGCCCGACAGTGGCGTCTCGGCAATCCCGGTCGGCTCATCGGTCGTGAACTTGATCGCCCGGCCCGGACCAAGCGGATAGCAACTCGCATTGTAC
The window above is part of the candidate division WOR-3 bacterium genome. Proteins encoded here:
- a CDS encoding Ig-like domain-containing protein gives rise to the protein MKKSSLGNRYSRLIGLLGSSFLVMFTAGCKLANPLTGDTNQPEGTGADNPARVAAIIPGPAGFLADDNPDQAGIQATVSIIFADYMDPSSVSAANVTVLNTTTGTEVTGLGLTYNADARRLLIRCEDWPQSSEFLLTLKTGGFVNRFGAPLDGNGNGRKDATPYDDFLTTFYVSGGNPANCVPTVPPVITAAQPDTARITDPKPRIAITFSAAMDSTTLKTGTSPKNIKLAPEGGNEMPLDLLSMTPTQLVVVPRDSLIYGRRYVVTLASSQVKADYPTRTPEYLKTLDAGADGAQPTEPDFTWYFSVDTLAPPLVSQVQRLPRGAGVFVEFSALMDTSSLGLGRVRIFDNSGYVPGTVQYFRTPGNATRIEYYFSRACGPSLRVFVSHLVRNTNNTLLDSDGNGIGGELTDDYNRWL
- a CDS encoding FlgD immunoglobulin-like domain containing protein, which gives rise to YNASCYPLGPGRAIKFTTDEPTGIAETPLSGEVGRRGLAVVPSLFRGAAMVHWNLGRDGDAEVRVFDASGRLVRTLASGPAKAGSYGVVWDGRDERGCRVARGIYFVRLTTSEQTVRVKAILTE